In the Muricauda sp. MAR_2010_75 genome, one interval contains:
- a CDS encoding DUF5522 domain-containing protein — protein MKEYIPLEEGDFYFSEEGYKVFTEQYLLKRGYCCESGCRHCPYGYSAKTNMRR, from the coding sequence ATGAAGGAATACATTCCCTTGGAAGAGGGCGATTTTTACTTTTCGGAAGAGGGATACAAGGTGTTCACGGAACAATACCTCCTAAAAAGGGGATATTGCTGTGAAAGTGGGTGCCGGCATTGTCCTTATGGGTACAGCGCAAAAACAAACATGAGACGCTAA
- a CDS encoding glucosaminidase domain-containing protein — MIKRIGYVVLIAFLLTSCGAKKRRTTHRKGAPVVVRTEEPTTKTTTDLDTEVTKDLYPMPEDPGRFERFPISDTEEYIETFAEVAQYEMRAFGIPASITLAQGILESGSGRGELTLKTNNHFGIKCHTGWQGEYDFHDDDAKGECFRKYNHPMFSFRDHSIFLSSRSRYAFLFNYRRDDYKKWAHGLRQAGYATDRHYPQKLIALIERYNLHQYDEAVVEGGLSTVREPKQYEVFTHIVEQGDTLYALSRKYEISVDEIQRLNNLNGTNISIGQVLNIRKEKAK, encoded by the coding sequence ATGATTAAGCGAATAGGATATGTGGTGTTGATTGCATTTTTGCTGACCAGTTGTGGTGCGAAAAAAAGAAGGACGACCCATAGAAAAGGGGCTCCTGTGGTGGTACGGACCGAAGAACCTACCACCAAGACCACTACCGATTTGGACACGGAGGTGACCAAGGACCTCTATCCCATGCCCGAAGACCCCGGGCGGTTTGAACGTTTTCCCATTTCCGATACCGAGGAATATATTGAGACCTTTGCCGAGGTGGCCCAGTACGAAATGCGTGCCTTTGGCATTCCAGCCAGTATCACCTTGGCGCAGGGCATTTTGGAAAGTGGTTCTGGGCGGGGGGAGCTCACCTTAAAGACCAACAATCACTTTGGAATCAAATGCCATACGGGTTGGCAGGGCGAATACGATTTTCATGATGATGACGCCAAAGGGGAATGCTTCCGAAAATACAACCACCCCATGTTTTCGTTTCGAGATCACAGTATTTTCTTGTCCTCACGCTCCCGTTATGCCTTTTTGTTCAATTACCGAAGGGATGACTACAAAAAATGGGCGCACGGTCTCCGACAGGCGGGCTATGCCACGGATAGGCATTATCCACAAAAGTTGATTGCCCTGATTGAACGATATAATCTGCACCAATACGATGAGGCCGTTGTGGAAGGGGGTCTGTCCACGGTTCGGGAACCCAAACAATACGAAGTGTTTACCCACATTGTAGAACAGGGCGATACGCTTTATGCCCTCTCCCGCAAATATGAAATCTCGGTGGATGAGATTCAACGACTCAACAATTTGAACGGGACCAACATTTCCATTGGACAGGTGCTGAACATCCGAAAAGAAAAAGCAAAATGA
- a CDS encoding 1-aminocyclopropane-1-carboxylate deaminase/D-cysteine desulfhydrase has protein sequence MKTPNQKIESPILDEKEVTLFIKREDTIHPLISGNKFRKLKYNLLEAQNQGQDTLLTFGGAFSNHIAAVACVGHEQGLKTIGVIRGEELEGNWQDNPTLQLAHNHGMQFHFVSRSAYRNKTNTDFLQHLKNTFGEFYLLPEGGTNELAIKGCTEILNEDDTIFDYICSSVGTGGTVAGIINSTQPHQNVLGFPALKGEFLKADIRTFAQNERWQLVTDYHFGGYAKVTPDLVEFINRFKKGTGISLDPIYTGKLVFGIFERIKQDFFPKGAQILAIHTGGLQGIKGMNQVLEQKKLPLLDV, from the coding sequence TTGAAAACACCCAATCAAAAAATAGAGTCGCCCATTCTTGATGAAAAAGAGGTGACCTTGTTTATCAAACGGGAAGACACCATCCATCCCCTCATTTCAGGAAATAAATTCCGAAAGCTCAAATACAATCTGCTGGAAGCCCAGAATCAGGGTCAAGATACCTTGCTCACCTTTGGTGGAGCCTTTTCCAACCATATTGCGGCGGTGGCCTGTGTAGGGCATGAACAGGGGCTCAAGACCATTGGGGTGATTCGCGGGGAAGAATTGGAAGGGAATTGGCAAGACAATCCAACCTTGCAACTGGCGCATAATCACGGGATGCAGTTTCATTTTGTGTCGCGAAGTGCATATCGAAATAAAACCAATACGGATTTTCTTCAACACTTAAAAAATACCTTTGGTGAATTTTACCTGCTTCCTGAAGGCGGAACCAATGAACTCGCCATAAAAGGGTGTACCGAAATCCTGAACGAGGACGATACTATCTTTGATTATATCTGTAGCAGTGTGGGGACAGGCGGCACCGTGGCGGGCATCATCAATTCTACCCAACCCCACCAGAACGTTTTGGGGTTTCCCGCGCTGAAGGGTGAATTTTTAAAGGCGGATATCCGTACATTTGCCCAAAATGAACGTTGGCAATTGGTCACTGATTATCATTTTGGGGGCTATGCCAAAGTGACCCCGGACTTGGTGGAATTCATCAACCGTTTTAAAAAGGGGACCGGAATTTCGTTGGACCCCATTTACACAGGAAAGCTGGTTTTTGGTATTTTTGAACGCATAAAACAGGATTTTTTCCCGAAGGGAGCCCAAATTTTGGCTATCCACACAGGGGGATTGCAAGGGATAAAGGGCATGAACCAAGTGTTGGAACAAAAAAAATTACCGTTATTGGACGTATGA
- the hemL gene encoding glutamate-1-semialdehyde 2,1-aminomutase: MIYQRSSALFAEAKKYIPGGVNSPVRAFKAVGGDPIFVKEAKGAYLYDVDGNQLIDYIASWGPLILGHAYEPVINAVIEKAKKGTSFGMPTEIETEIAQLAVSMVPNIDKIRFVNSGTEACMSAVRLARGYTGKDKIIKFAGCYHGHSDAFLIQAGSGAVTFGSPNSPGVTQGTAKDTLLADYNDLEGVKALVKANKGEIAAIILEPVAGNMGCIIPTDEFMHGLRKLCTEEGILLLFDEVMTGFRLGKGGAQEALGVDADMVMFGKVIGGGLPVGAFAARAEIMAHLAPEGPVYQAGTLSGNPLAMSAGLAMLTELNNRPEIFTSLAEKTEYLHKGIAQTLTEKGVTHQINRYGSMISVHFTDEPVVDFASSAKGNNATFKKYFHGMLDNGVYLPPSAFESYFLNDALSYADLDKTIEAVGKVF; the protein is encoded by the coding sequence ATGATCTACCAACGAAGCAGTGCCCTCTTTGCAGAGGCGAAAAAATACATCCCCGGAGGGGTAAATTCCCCAGTACGGGCGTTTAAAGCGGTTGGGGGTGACCCCATTTTTGTGAAGGAGGCCAAGGGCGCCTACCTCTATGATGTGGATGGCAACCAACTCATCGATTACATTGCCTCTTGGGGGCCGCTGATTCTAGGCCATGCCTATGAACCTGTGATCAATGCCGTGATCGAAAAGGCTAAAAAAGGCACTTCGTTTGGCATGCCCACCGAAATTGAGACCGAAATCGCCCAATTGGCGGTTTCCATGGTGCCGAATATTGACAAAATCCGCTTTGTGAACAGTGGTACCGAAGCCTGTATGAGTGCGGTGCGTCTCGCGCGCGGGTACACGGGCAAGGACAAGATCATTAAGTTTGCAGGCTGTTACCACGGTCATTCCGACGCATTTTTGATTCAGGCAGGGAGTGGCGCCGTGACCTTTGGGAGTCCCAATAGCCCTGGGGTAACGCAAGGCACTGCCAAGGATACCCTTTTGGCGGATTACAACGATTTGGAAGGAGTAAAAGCCTTGGTGAAAGCCAATAAAGGCGAGATAGCCGCCATTATTTTGGAACCCGTAGCGGGCAATATGGGGTGCATTATCCCCACGGATGAGTTTATGCACGGTTTGCGGAAACTCTGCACTGAAGAAGGCATTTTATTGCTCTTTGATGAGGTAATGACCGGCTTTCGTTTGGGAAAAGGGGGTGCGCAGGAAGCTTTGGGTGTGGATGCCGATATGGTCATGTTTGGAAAAGTGATCGGGGGTGGATTACCCGTAGGGGCTTTTGCGGCCCGAGCCGAAATTATGGCCCATTTGGCCCCGGAGGGGCCGGTATACCAAGCGGGAACCCTAAGCGGAAACCCCTTGGCCATGAGTGCCGGACTCGCCATGCTTACCGAACTGAACAACCGACCGGAAATTTTTACCAGCCTTGCCGAAAAAACCGAATACCTGCACAAGGGTATTGCCCAAACACTGACCGAAAAAGGGGTGACCCACCAGATTAACCGCTATGGCAGTATGATCTCCGTGCATTTTACAGACGAGCCCGTGGTGGATTTTGCCTCCTCAGCCAAGGGCAACAATGCTACCTTTAAAAAATACTTCCACGGGATGTTGGACAACGGGGTGTATTTGCCTCCCTCTGCTTTTGAAAGCTACTTTCTCAATGATGCTCTCAGCTACGCCGATTTGGACAAGACGATTGAAGCGGTGGGGAAGGTGTTTTGA